A genomic stretch from Capsicum annuum cultivar UCD-10X-F1 unplaced genomic scaffold, UCD10Xv1.1 ctg78875, whole genome shotgun sequence includes:
- the LOC124894981 gene encoding uncharacterized mitochondrial protein AtMg00810-like, with protein sequence MVDANPISSPAEPGSRLTLSGDPLPDACLYRSVIGALQYVTITRPEISYAVKRVYQFMQAPTIAHWSAAKRILRYLKGSIHDGLLLRPMSNSSLVAFSDAGWISNLDDSRSQHGFALFYRGNLISWSSRKQKVVARSSNEAEYRALAFA encoded by the coding sequence ATGGTTGATGCAAATCCTATCTCTAGTCCGGCTGAACCTGGATCAAGACTTACTCTTTCTGGTGATCCCCTGCCTGATGCATGTTTATACCGTAGTGTTATTGGTGCACTTCAATATGTTACTATCACTAGGCCAGAAATATCCTATGCAGTCAAACGAGTATACCAATTTATGCAAGCACCCACCATTGCTCATTGGTCAGCTGCCAAACGCATACTTCGATATCTAAAAGGATCCATCCATGATGGTCTCTTACTACGACCTATGTCTAATTCTAGCCTGGTGGCCTTTTCGGATGCTGGTTGGATCTCTAACCTTGATGATAGTCGCTCCCAACATGGTTTTGCACTATTTTATAGAGGTAACCTGATCAGTTGGTCTTCTCGCAAACAAAAGGTTGTAGCCCGCTCAAGCAATGAAGCTGAGTATCGTGCTTTAGCTTTTGCAA